The sequence below is a genomic window from Barrientosiimonas humi.
CCCTCGACGGGGCGGTCGGCTGGAAGGCGTTCCGTTACATCACCGTGCCGCAGCTCAAGGCCACCTCGACCGCGGTGCTGCTGCTCCTGCTGGTCAACGCCTTCCAGGCGTTCGACGAGTTCTACAACCTGATGTCCAGCACCGGCGGCTACCCGCCGTACGCCCGCCCGCCGCTCGTCTACCTGTACTACACCGCCCTCGGGGACGTGCAGGACTTCGGCAACGGCAGCGCCGGCGCGGTGATCCTCACGCTGATGATCGCCCTGTTCGCCCTCGCGCAGGGTCGGCTGACCGGCATCGGGCGGAGGGAGGACTGAGATGGCCGCGCCCACCGTCGTCGGCGAGAAGCGAGGCAGCGCAGCGTCTTTCGTGCGTTACGCCCTGCTCGTCGTGCTGGCGCTGATCTTCCTCGTGCCGTTCTACCTGCTGCTGCGCAACGCGCTGTCGACCGAGCAGCAGATCACCAGCGTCGACGGGTGGACCTGGTTCCCGAGCTCGCCGCAGTGGGGCAACCTGCCGGAGGTCTTCAGCAGCCGGTCGGTGCCGCTCGCGCGCAGCATGGTCAACTCGCTGCTCATCGCCGTCACCCAGACCGTGGGGGTGCTGGTGATCTCGGCGATGGCCGGATACGGCCTGGCCCGGTCGCAGGTGCGCTACGCCAACGCCGTCTTCTACGTCGTGCTCGCGACCCTGCTGATCCCGGCGGCGGTGACCTTCGTCCCGATGTTCGTCATGGTGAGCACGCTCGGCTGGGTCTCGACGCTGCGCGGCCTGATCGTGCCCGGGCTGTTCCAGGCCCTCGCGACGTTCCTGTTCCGGCAGTACTTCCTCGGCTTCCCCAAGACCCTCGAGGAGGCGGCGCAGATCGACGGAGCCGGCCCCTGGCGTACGTTCTGGCGGATCGTCGTCCCGAACTCGTGGGGGTTCGTCGCGGCCGTCGCGACGATCACGTTCATCGGCAGCTGGAACGCGTTCCTGTGGCCGCTGGTCATCGGGCAGGACCAGTCGTCGTGGACGGTGCAGATCGCGCTGTCGACGTATGTCACCGCGCAGTCGGTCAACCTGCACGGCATGTTCATGGCGGCGATCGTGTCGATGCTGCCGCTGCTGCTGATGTTCCTGTTCCTGCAGCGGTGGATCGTGGCCGGTGTCGAGCAGACCGGGATCAACGAATAGCCTCGACCGGGTGAGTCAGCCCACACCCGCAGCCCTGCCCGAGCCGCCGCGCGCCGAGCGCCGCCCGCACGAGCGGACGCACCACGGCGACACGTTCGTGGACGACTACCACTGGCTCAGCGTCGCCGACGACCCGCAGGTGCTGGAGCACCTGCGCGCCGAGAACGCCTACACCGAGGCGCGCACCGCGCACCTCGCCGGGCTCACCGAGACGCTCTTCCAGGAGATGCGGGCGCGGATCCGCGAGACCGACATGAGCGTGCCGGTGCGCAAGGACGGCTGGTGGTACTTCTCGCGCACGCAGGAGGGCAAGCAGTACGAGACCCACGCGCGGGTGGCGTACGTCGCCGGCGAGCCGCGGCCGGTCCCCGAGCCCGGGGTGGAGCTGCCCGGCGAGCAGGTGCTGCTCGACGGCAACGTCGAGGCCGGCCAGCGCGACTTCTTCGAGCTCGGCGGGCTCGAGCCGGACCCGGCGGGGGAGCGCGTCGCGTTCCTGTTCGACGAGCGCGGCGACGAGCTCTACGCCCTCGTCGTGCGCGACATCGCCTCCGGCGAGGTGCTCGACGACGCGGTGACCGGCGCGGGCACGGGTCTGGTGTGGAGCCTCGACGGGCGCTACGTGTTCTACACCCGGCGCGACGACGCGTGGCGCAGCTTCCAGGTGTGGCGGCACGAGGTCGGCCGGCCGACCGGCGACGACGTGCTGGTCTTCCAGGAGGACGACGCGCTGTTCTCCATCGGCATCGACGCCTCGCGCGACGACCGCTGGCTGGAGATCTGGAGCGAGTCGCGCACGACCACCGAGGTGGCGCTGCTCGACCTCGCCGACCCGACCGGCGCGCCGCGCGTCGTGGAGCCGCGCACCCCCGGTCTCGACTACGGCATCGAGGTCGACGGCGACCGGATCCTGGTGGTGCACAACGCTTCTCGCGTCGACTTCGACCTGGCGTGGGCGCCGCTCGCGACGCCGGGGCGGGAGAGCTGGCGGCCGGTGCTGTCCGGCGAGGACGGCGACCGCATCCTCGGCGTGAGCGCGTTCGAGACGTTCACCGCGGTGACGATGCGGCACGGCGGGCTGGCGACCGTGCGCCTGCTCGACCGCACCGACGACGGCTACGGCGAGCCGCGCGACGTGCCCGTCGACTCCGAGGTCTACACGCTCGCGGTCGGCTCCAACCCGGAGTACGCCAGCGAGGCCCTGCAGGTCGTGCTCGTGTCCTACCTGACGCCGCGGGCGGTCTACGACCTCGACCCGGCGACGGGAGAGATGACCCTGCTGCAGCAGCGCGAGGTGCCGGGCTACGACCCGTCGCGCTACCGCGAGGAGCGGCTGTGGGTCGAGGCCCGCGACGGCGCGAAGGTGCCGGTGTCGCTCGTGCGGCGCGCGGACGTACGGCCCGACGGGGACAACCCCGTGCTGGTGTCGGGCTACGGCGCCTACGAGATCTCCAACGACCCGTACTTCTCGGCGGCGCGGCTGTCGCTACTGGACCGGGGCGTCGTCTATGCGGTGGCGCACGTGCGCGGCGGCGGCGAGCTAGGGCGCGCGTGGTACGACCAGGGCAAGCTGCTGGCGAAGCCCAACACCTTCACCGACTTCGTCGACGTGACGCGTGCGCTCGTCGAGCAGAAGTGGGCGTCGCCCGATCGCGTTGCGGCAGAAGGTGGTTCGGCGGGCGGCCTGCTGATGGGTGCGGCCGTCAACGAGGCGCCGGAGCTCTATCGCGTGGTGCACGCGGCGGTGCCGTTCGTCGACGCGCTGACGACGATCCTCAACCCCGACCTGCCGCTGACCGTGGGGGAGTGGGAGGAGTGGGGCAACCCGCTGGAGGACCCCGAGGTCTATGCGGTGATGAAGGCGTACACGCCGTACGAGAACGTGCGCGCCGTCGACTACCCGACGATCCTCGCGACGACCAGCCTGCACGACACGCGCGTGTTCGTCGCCGAGCCGGCCAAGTGGGTGCAGGCGCTGCGCGACACGGTGACCAGCGACTTCGCCGAGCGGCCGGTGCTGTTCAAGGTCGAGATGGGCGGCGGGCACGGCGGCCACAGCGGCCGTTACGACTCCTGGCGGCAGCACGCGTTCGAGAACGCGGTGATCCTCGACGCGCTGGGTGCCGCCGAGTAGTCGTCAGCGGGTCACGACCACCGTGGCGTCGCAGCGCCACAGCACCCCGCCCGCGACGCGGCCGAGCGTCAGGTCGGCGAAGCCCCCGCCACCGCGTGCGCCGAGGACGACCAGGTCGTGCTCGGCCGCCTGCGCCAGCAGCGTGCGGGTGACGCCACCGGAGAGCACCTCGCCCCGGATCTTCACGTCGGGGAACTCGCGGGCCACGTCGGCGACGGTCGAGTCGAGCGCCCCGGCGGCCTGCGACCGGTCGCGGCCGGAGCCGCTGGGGTCGCGCTGCCAGACGTGCACGGCCAGCACGTCGGACCCGGTGGCGTCGGCGTCGGCCGCGGCCCAGCGCAGAGCGCCCAGGTCGTCGAACCGGTCGATGCCGACCAGCACGCTGCCGCGCGGGGTGTCGCGCTCCGGGCGCACGACGGCGACCGGGCAGGCCGCGTGGATGGCGACCTGGTGGGCGGTCGACCCGAGCGACCAGCGCAGCATCGAGTCGCCGTGGCTGCCGAGGACGACCAGACGCGAGACGCGCGAGGCCGTGACCAGGGCGGCCGCGGGGAACCGGTTGGTCGACGAGACGCTGACGTAGAGGTCGGGATGCTCGGCCAGCACCTTGGCGCGCGCCTGCTCCAGCCGCTGCCGGTGCAGCTGGTTCATCGGCCGGCTGTCTTGGTGGTCGTGGTCCCAGCCGTCCTTGCTCTCGGGACTGCGGGCCGCGACCAGGTGCAGCGGCGCCCCCCAGGCCGTGGCGCGGCCGACGGCCCAGGCCAGCGCCTGGCGCGAGTCGGGGGAGGGATCGAGGCCGACGACGACGCCGTCGGGCCGGATAGTGCTGTCCATGCCAGACCACCTTGCGCGGGTCACCTGGCGGCGGGGGACGCGCGACGTGGCGTGTCGGCCGTCGTCACGGGCGAAGGTCGCCCGTCCTCCTCACTGTAGGACGGCGTACGGCGGGAGTCAGCCCTGCTCGACGGTGCGCTTGATCTTGGCGAGCGTGGTGTTCATGTCGCGGGTGAGCGTGGCGTCGAAGTTGTCGTCGCCGCCGAAGAAGCGGTCGATGAGCGTGTGGCTGAGCTTGGTGGTGCCGCCGGGGGCCTCGCGGCGCTCGATCACGCGGGTGCGCGTCCCGCCCTCGAGCGGCTGCAGCTCATAGCTCCAGACCGCGTGGTTCTCGCGCACCTTGAACGCCAGCTTGCGGCCGGGCTCGAACGTGGTCACCTTGGCGGTGGTCGGCCAGACGCGCCACCCCGCCTGGTTGATGTTGATGGTGGTGGTGCCCTCGCGCACCGGGCCACCGCGGATGATCATCTTCTTGGTCTGCGGGCTCCACTTGCTCATCCGCTTCAGGTCGGACACGACAGCCCACACCTGCTCGGGGGAGGCGTCGATCACGGTCTCGGCGTGCAGGTCGTTGCTCATGACGCCAACCTACTGGACGGTCACTTCGTGGTCCCCCGGTCGTCGAGGCAGGACCCGGTCGTCGAGTGCCGGCGAGGCGCTAGCCGAGCCGGTGTATCGAGACGCCGGTCAGAAGGCCCGATTCCGGGGGTTGTGACGTGCGGCGGGGGCGGGCGCCGGTCACGAGGGCCGATTCCGGGGGTTGTGACGTGCGGCGGGGGCGGGCGCCGGTCAGAAGGCCCGATTCCGGGGGTTGTGACGTACGACCGTCGGCCGGCTCAGCGGGACCGGCGCAGGCCGCTGGCGATGAGCCGTCGGATCAGCTCGCGGCCCTCGACCGGCTGCGCGCCGCAGGCGATGGCGGTGTCGTAGAGGCGGACCGGGACGTCGTAGTGGTCCTCGTCGAACAGGTGGTCGGGCAGGCCGATGCAGGCGGCGACGGCGTGCAGCTCCTCGAGCGAGGTGTCGCTGACCAGGTGCGACCAGGTGGTGCCCCAGCCGGGCCAGATCGGGGAGTCGATGAGCACGCTCACGGGCGCCCCAGCTCGAGCAGTCGGAGCGCGAATCGTGAGTGCTGGCGGGCGATCTCGTCGGCAGACGACTCGCCGTCGGGGCGGAACCACTGGGCGATCGAGGTGCACATCGTCGAGATGCCCCGGGCTGCGGCCAGCGCCTCGCCGCGGTCGGCGTCGGGCGGCAGCGCGTCGAGCACTGCGTCGTCGAGGATCTCCTGGACGCGGCGGCGGAAGGCCACGATGCTGCGGTGCGCGGCGGGGTCGAGGCTGCGCATCTCGGACGCGCCGATGATGGCGATCTCGTGGCGGCGCGCGTGCCACAGGGCGGTCGCCTCGACGATCAGCGCGACGCGCTGCACGGGATCCTTGGCCTCGTCGCGAGCGGCCTCGACGCGCCACAGCAGGTCGTCCATGCCGAGCGTCATGAGCTCGCGCAGCAGGTCGTGCTTGCTGGCGTAGTGGTGGTAGATCCCGGCCGGGCTGATGCCCGCGGCCAGGGCGATGGAGCGCACCGTCGCCCCGTGGTAGCCGGTGGTGACGAAGGCACGCGCGGCGCCGGTGAGGGCGGGGGCGAGCGGCATCGCCTCGAACGTACGCCAGTCGCGGCTCCCGCGGCCCGGCGCGGCCGGGGCTGCCGGCTCGGCGTCGAGCAGCGCGGCGGGGTCGACCTGCAGGACGTCGGCCAGCGCGACCAGTCGCTCGACGGTGATGGAGGTGCGGCCGTGCTCGATCGCGGTGACGGTGGCGGGGCTGACGTGCACCGCGGTGGCCAGCTGGCGCACGGTCAGACCGCGCTGCTCGCGGAAGGTGCGCACCCGGCCCCCGGCGCGCGTACGCACCGCTCGATCCGTCGTCATGCGTTCAGTATGCCTGAGCGAGTGGCGTAGACCATGTCAACGATTCTGAACGCCGGCCGGGCAGAAGTGGTTGACGCCGCGGCTGCAGGCGCGTTCTCCTGGATGGAGCACCAGTCGCGCCGACCAACCGTTCGGTGCGCACCGACGAGAGGTCGAGCGTTGAGTCAGCAGCTGCAAGGTCTGGACCTTCCCGCGGTCGGCGCCCGGCTGGCCGACGTGCTGGGTGACGAGCGCTGGCGCCAGCCGAGCGCGAGCCTGATCACCGGGGGAAAGTCGAACTTGACGTTCCGCATCACCAGCGACGCGGGGACGGTCATCCTGCGGCGACCGCCGACCGGGCGGATCCTGCCCAAGGCGCACGACATGGGGCGCGAGGCGAAGGTGCAGCG
It includes:
- a CDS encoding DUF4031 domain-containing protein, giving the protein MSVLIDSPIWPGWGTTWSHLVSDTSLEELHAVAACIGLPDHLFDEDHYDVPVRLYDTAIACGAQPVEGRELIRRLIASGLRRSR
- a CDS encoding carbohydrate ABC transporter permease, which codes for MAAPTVVGEKRGSAASFVRYALLVVLALIFLVPFYLLLRNALSTEQQITSVDGWTWFPSSPQWGNLPEVFSSRSVPLARSMVNSLLIAVTQTVGVLVISAMAGYGLARSQVRYANAVFYVVLATLLIPAAVTFVPMFVMVSTLGWVSTLRGLIVPGLFQALATFLFRQYFLGFPKTLEEAAQIDGAGPWRTFWRIVVPNSWGFVAAVATITFIGSWNAFLWPLVIGQDQSSWTVQIALSTYVTAQSVNLHGMFMAAIVSMLPLLLMFLFLQRWIVAGVEQTGINE
- a CDS encoding helix-turn-helix domain-containing protein, encoding MTTDRAVRTRAGGRVRTFREQRGLTVRQLATAVHVSPATVTAIEHGRTSITVERLVALADVLQVDPAALLDAEPAAPAAPGRGSRDWRTFEAMPLAPALTGAARAFVTTGYHGATVRSIALAAGISPAGIYHHYASKHDLLRELMTLGMDDLLWRVEAARDEAKDPVQRVALIVEATALWHARRHEIAIIGASEMRSLDPAAHRSIVAFRRRVQEILDDAVLDALPPDADRGEALAAARGISTMCTSIAQWFRPDGESSADEIARQHSRFALRLLELGRP
- a CDS encoding universal stress protein encodes the protein MDSTIRPDGVVVGLDPSPDSRQALAWAVGRATAWGAPLHLVAARSPESKDGWDHDHQDSRPMNQLHRQRLEQARAKVLAEHPDLYVSVSSTNRFPAAALVTASRVSRLVVLGSHGDSMLRWSLGSTAHQVAIHAACPVAVVRPERDTPRGSVLVGIDRFDDLGALRWAAADADATGSDVLAVHVWQRDPSGSGRDRSQAAGALDSTVADVAREFPDVKIRGEVLSGGVTRTLLAQAAEHDLVVLGARGGGGFADLTLGRVAGGVLWRCDATVVVTR
- a CDS encoding S9 family peptidase, giving the protein MSQPTPAALPEPPRAERRPHERTHHGDTFVDDYHWLSVADDPQVLEHLRAENAYTEARTAHLAGLTETLFQEMRARIRETDMSVPVRKDGWWYFSRTQEGKQYETHARVAYVAGEPRPVPEPGVELPGEQVLLDGNVEAGQRDFFELGGLEPDPAGERVAFLFDERGDELYALVVRDIASGEVLDDAVTGAGTGLVWSLDGRYVFYTRRDDAWRSFQVWRHEVGRPTGDDVLVFQEDDALFSIGIDASRDDRWLEIWSESRTTTEVALLDLADPTGAPRVVEPRTPGLDYGIEVDGDRILVVHNASRVDFDLAWAPLATPGRESWRPVLSGEDGDRILGVSAFETFTAVTMRHGGLATVRLLDRTDDGYGEPRDVPVDSEVYTLAVGSNPEYASEALQVVLVSYLTPRAVYDLDPATGEMTLLQQREVPGYDPSRYREERLWVEARDGAKVPVSLVRRADVRPDGDNPVLVSGYGAYEISNDPYFSAARLSLLDRGVVYAVAHVRGGGELGRAWYDQGKLLAKPNTFTDFVDVTRALVEQKWASPDRVAAEGGSAGGLLMGAAVNEAPELYRVVHAAVPFVDALTTILNPDLPLTVGEWEEWGNPLEDPEVYAVMKAYTPYENVRAVDYPTILATTSLHDTRVFVAEPAKWVQALRDTVTSDFAERPVLFKVEMGGGHGGHSGRYDSWRQHAFENAVILDALGAAE
- a CDS encoding SRPBCC family protein, whose product is MSNDLHAETVIDASPEQVWAVVSDLKRMSKWSPQTKKMIIRGGPVREGTTTININQAGWRVWPTTAKVTTFEPGRKLAFKVRENHAVWSYELQPLEGGTRTRVIERREAPGGTTKLSHTLIDRFFGGDDNFDATLTRDMNTTLAKIKRTVEQG